The DNA region CGATATATGAGCCAGCCACCCGCTCGACCAGCGGATGATCGCCGGAGCCGGCGACATCTTCGGCGGCATGGGCGCTGATGGTGAACAGCAACACGATGGCCAGAGTGGCCAGCTTGCCTGCAGGGTTCATGTGCGTCTTCCCGAAGTGGCTACAACAGAACAAACGAGGATTCTGCCCCAAAACTGCCAGCGTGGCGATGCGGTCTTCGTGCCGAGCACGCCAATCCGGCTTGTTCAGCGTGTGATCAGTCGCTCGAACAGCCCTCCGGTGCCGGTCAGTTGCCGGGCGATGGCGCGGCGCAGGGGGGGCAGCCGGTTGGCTGTCTGCAAAACGGCACGGCGCAGCAGGCGTGCTGGCGGTAGTGTGCTGGTATAGAGGCCGACGACGGTGGCGGTGGCCGCATACAGCGGCAGGCTGTGGGCGCGATGCCGGGCCGCGTAGGCCGCCAGCCGACGCGGGCTGGCGACGTCGCCGTCCCGAATCCTGGCCTTGCCGATTTCCTCGACCAGCAGGTCCACGCCGGTCAGCCCCAGGTTGAAGCCGTGGGCCGTGACCGGGTGCATGCCCACGGCGGCATCGCCCAGGCAGGCAAAACGCTCGGCGGTGAGGCGATCGGGCCAGACGCCTACCAGCGGGTAGACATGACGTTCGCTGACCAGCTCCATCGACCCCAGCCGATGTCGGTACAGTTCGGTCACCTGCTGGTTGAAAGAATCCACGTCCATGGCTTGCAGTTCGCCAATGCGTTCGTGCGGCAGGGTGATGACGGCCGAGGCATACGGGCCGTTTAGCGGCAGCAATGCCAGGGTGCGATCCTCGCCGAACCATTCCCAGGCTACGTGCTCATGATCCCGCTCAAGCTGCATGCGCGCGACCAGCATGGACTTGCCGTAATCGCGCATGCGTGCACCGATGCCGGCTGAGCGCCGGCTGCCGGAAAAGCGCCCGTCGGCGGCCACCACCAAGCGGGCATTGAGTACCGTGCCATCGGAGAGTACGAGCTCACGGACATTGGCTTTCGGCCGGGTGGTCTCCACCCTCCGGCCCGTGAGCCAGTGGATGCCCCGGACCTCACGCGCCGCCTGCCATGCCGCCTGGCGGATATGGTGGTTCGAGATCAGCCAGCCGAGCTGGTCGGCACCGCCGTCGCCATGGGTGATGCGCATGGGCTGGTCCGATTCGCCGTCGAACACCCAGGCATCGGTGAGATCGCTGATGTCGTCGGTTGCAAAGCGCGACCAGATATCCAGGCGCTCCAGAATGGCACGCGAGGCATGGGTCAGGGCAATCTCGCGCCCATCGTGGTCCGGGCTGGACAGCGCGGCTGCTTCGGCTGGATCAACCACGGCCACTTCCAGCTGCTTGTCGCCCAGCGCCCGCGCCAGGCTCAGACCGGCAGGTCCGGCCCCGATGATGGCAATGTCGACGTTCATGCGCTTCCTCTTCAAAACCCGGCAGACGACTCTATTGTCGCAGATCGGCGTGTCGCCGGCCCCAACCGCCGTTGCAGTGGGGTTAGACTTGACAATTGGTGCCGAGTGCCGGAGACATGCCAGCCATGCCACGCAAGATATTGTTCGCTTTTCTTTTTCTGTCCACGGGCCTTCAGGCCGGTGACCTGCCCGACGTTGCCGAGCTGTCGGTGGCCGATCTGCAACGCGGCTATGAAGAGGGTGATTTCACCATCGTGGACGTGACGCGCGCCTACCTGACACGCATTGAGGCCTATGATCGCAACGGCCCGCGACTGAACTCCGTGCTGACGGTCAGCGACGACGCGCTGGAGACCGCCGAAGCCCTGGACCGGGAACTGGCTGCCGGCGAGCACCGTGGGCCGCTGCATGGCATTCCGGTGCTGCTCAAGGACAATATCGACACGCATGACATGCCCACCACCGCTGGTTCGGTGTTTCTGGCCGAATCGGTGCCGCCCAAAGACGCTTTCATCGTCAAGCGCCTGCGCGAGGCCGGCGCCATCATCCTGGGCAAGACCAACCTGAGCGAGTGGGCCAATTTCCACTCCAGCTTTTCCTCCAGCGGCTGGAGCCGGCTGGGCGGCCAGGTTCGCAATCCCTACGATCCCGACCGCAATCCCTGCGGGTCGA from Wenzhouxiangella sp. AB-CW3 includes:
- the ubiM gene encoding 5-demethoxyubiquinol-8 5-hydroxylase UbiM: MNVDIAIIGAGPAGLSLARALGDKQLEVAVVDPAEAAALSSPDHDGREIALTHASRAILERLDIWSRFATDDISDLTDAWVFDGESDQPMRITHGDGGADQLGWLISNHHIRQAAWQAAREVRGIHWLTGRRVETTRPKANVRELVLSDGTVLNARLVVAADGRFSGSRRSAGIGARMRDYGKSMLVARMQLERDHEHVAWEWFGEDRTLALLPLNGPYASAVITLPHERIGELQAMDVDSFNQQVTELYRHRLGSMELVSERHVYPLVGVWPDRLTAERFACLGDAAVGMHPVTAHGFNLGLTGVDLLVEEIGKARIRDGDVASPRRLAAYAARHRAHSLPLYAATATVVGLYTSTLPPARLLRRAVLQTANRLPPLRRAIARQLTGTGGLFERLITR